The Cupriavidus necator DNA window TACTGGCGGTTCGGCCACGAACGGCAGCGCAACGAGTTCGGCCTCCAATGGCAGCTCCACGGCTGGCAACGGTGCGGTGGGTGCTACCGGCGGCGCGGGCGGCGCGGGCGGCACTGGCAATGGCGGCACTGGCGGCACCGGCAACGGCGCAGTCGGCGGCGCTGGCGGTAATGGCGGTTACAACATTGTTGACGCGGGCACCTTCAATATGTCCAACACCATGACCAGCGTTGGTCAAACGGCGGCGGGCATCATGATGGCCAACCAGAACAGCGGCGCTGCCTCGCTCGTGCAGCAAAGCGTGAACGTTCAGGCCAACCTGCAGGTCGGCGGCAACCGGTAAGGCGTGCAGCCACGGTCTGGCCCGGGACTTGTGCCCGGGCCAGACCGGCAGCTCGCACTCATGCCGGCAGGACCGGCGCCCGCATCCTGTGTGCGGGCGCGCGGGTCCTGTCATGCCCCAAGCAAGCCTGATTGCCTTGCAGCCGTCCGGATGGGGGCGGCCGGCAGGCAAGGGGAGACGACATCATGCAATCGGTCCGCTTCGCCGTCGGCGCATTCGCGACGGTCTTACTCGCCTGGCCAGTGCTGCAGGCGCACGCTGAGCCGCCAGGGCTGGACGCCGCCATGGCAGCGGCGCGCGCTGCTTCTGGCGCTGCCCCGGACACGGCTGCAATCACCGCACAGCCGACGGCCGCAACTTCCTTGTTCGGAGGGGTGGCGAAAGCCGTACCCGTGTCTAAACTGGATGACATCCGTGGCGGCGCCGAGGTCACGGTCAACGATATGCGCCTGCACGGTACCGTGGCCGACAACGCCGCGGTCAATATTCTGTCCGGCACCAACAACATCGCGGACGGGGCCTTCTCGAATGCGGCAGGGATTCCCACCGCGATCCAGAACTCGGGCTCCAACGTACTGATCCAGAACGCCACTATCGTCAACGTCCAGTTCAAGCAATGAAGCCGCTGCGAAACCTGTTGGCGTCTGTACCGTTCTTGCTGGCCGCGGGGGGCGTTCCATGTGCCCAGGCTGCCGACACCCTGATATACGGGCCGGTCGGCGAGTCCTACAACGTCCGGGTCACGAGCGTGCGCGAGGCTCGCTTCAAGTCCACGATCCGGCAGCAGTTCGACTTCAGCTGCGGCTCGGCCGCGGTGGCCACGCTGCTGAGCTACCAGTACGGCCATCCGATGAATGAGGCCACGGTCTTCCAGAACATGTACCTCAACGGCGACCAGCAGAAGATCCGCGCCGAGGGGTTCTCGCTGCTCGACATGAAGCGCTTCCTGGCCGCGCTCGGCTATGAGGCGGACGGCTACGAGCTGCCACTGTCCAAGCTGGAAGAGACGCAGGTGCCGGCCATCGTGCTGATCGTGGAGAACGGTTACCACCATTTCGTGGTGGTCAAGGGCGTGAAGGGCGACCGCGTGCTGATCGGCGATCCCGCACGCGGCACGCGCGCGATGTCACGCGAGCATTTCGAGCAGATCTGGGACAGCCAGCTGCTGTTCGTGATCCATAACCGCACCGAACGGGCGCGGTTCAACCTTGCAGCCGACTGGCGCGTTGCGCCGAGCGGTCCTTACTGGATGGGAGTCAACCGGGATAGCTTGTTCTTCACCGTCATGCCCAAGCATGGCGCGGGCGATTTTTGAGGAACGCATCATGTTGCAGACTTCCTTCCCGACCCCAGCAGCCCCTCGCAGCGCCGGTCATGCGGCCGCGGCGATGCTGCTCGGGGCC harbors:
- a CDS encoding C39 family peptidase, with translation MKPLRNLLASVPFLLAAGGVPCAQAADTLIYGPVGESYNVRVTSVREARFKSTIRQQFDFSCGSAAVATLLSYQYGHPMNEATVFQNMYLNGDQQKIRAEGFSLLDMKRFLAALGYEADGYELPLSKLEETQVPAIVLIVENGYHHFVVVKGVKGDRVLIGDPARGTRAMSREHFEQIWDSQLLFVIHNRTERARFNLAADWRVAPSGPYWMGVNRDSLFFTVMPKHGAGDF